One Oryzias latipes chromosome 21, ASM223467v1 genomic window, TATCTTCTGTGGCAGCTATTGTCTGAAAGTTTGTTGAGactcgttgttttttttaaaagcctagTTTACTGGCTAAACTTTACTGTACAGCGCCAAAATACGTCttcaaaaactgtattttatataaatatatgttattgttatttattaaataGTACAGCgacaatacatttaaaaactcacagcctcttACCTGCACAGGTCCAGACCGCCTGCTAATAGTGACTGTTTGCTAACCAGAAAAGGCTAGCCTGCTTCACGCATGCGTAAAGATGACGTTTCACAGAGTAGGCAGAGCCTGCTTTCCGTTCATGTCATTCTTTcattaaagttcaaataaaaaaaataaaaaattctttcatacttttttaaaacaactttattgaacaaaatGGAAGTAACTACAGTACAGAAAACAATGATCATATATAtaacatgcattttacacaaaaacattcaatgCTCTACAACTTTCAAATATACATAGCTTTCTGATTATAGTACGGAGATGcatttcaatttgtttgatttatatGGGCAAAAAATACAAGATGATGAGTATTTGCATTTATGAATATAAACTGGGCCAAATATAATAAGATTACTTATTGTTGTTTCTTATTTGAGTCCACATTTTTACTATGAAAGCCAAAAATTGTGTGTTCAAATTTCAGAGTGGACTTGTGGTGAATATATTCTTTGATGAATTGAAAGCACTTTTTCCACAAAAGTCTACTTTCAGCTCAATTCCTAAAATGATGGTTAATTCTTTAAGGGGGCTCTATGCAAAAGGTACAGTCAGGGTCAATTCTTTTAACGTATCTTAGCATGAATTGATTGATGggatacattttgtgcattatttaaaaaaaaatttcttctgATTATTTATCTCTAATTTTTTGTCACACTTTTTTCTCTCAAACCaatgtgtaaaaaacaaagatttttttctcgtatatatttgtttttatactaTACCAGGGGTCAGCAACGTTTATGACATGAAGTGATTGactatttttttggggggagtttttccttaccgcgaaggggggtctaagggcagggatgccagtatagcttagtcagtttgttagttcattttagtatttttctattgaactctttgtattcgtgatccctttgatttcatgttttacttcgaagcccatcgagacaactgttgttgtgattttgggctatacaaataaaattgaattgaattgaataaatcaatcaaatcaatcgCTAATTTAAAATATTCTCATTGCCATCACCAACTATAATGCATCATAACTAAATGTCATAATATGTCATATCAACAGCAATAGGATTGGATCTGTCAGAACAAAATACCATCTAAAAACTTCACAACCAACAGTAAAATAAGTGTTTTAAGGTTTATTCATCTTTTGCTACAATATGAGACAGAGCCTGAGTTACTTCATGTAAGTTCATTATGTGATGGTGCTTTTAATGcatgtaaaattaaatgtttttactttttcgtTAGTTTGTGTAATTATAGTAAGATACATTGTCATCAATTGGATTGCATAattattcacacacacacaccccagtAAATAGAGTGGCGATCAGGTGtagtattcatttttaaaacttgatCACAGTTCATATTGACATTTGGCAGAACAGACAGAAAGTCTGGGTTTAATCTGACATTGTTTGGTAATTATTCAGCAAACTGAACTCATAACTTCCTAATGACAACGCTGCATGATTGGACCCTTCCCTTATGACGCCATAGGGGGGGAAAAGATCATTGTGACAAGCGATGATCACTCAAAccctatttttttcaaatctgaaaaaCACAGAGGACAGATCAAGAGCTTATTGTTATCACACGTCAGCGTGCCAACTGGGGTTCCCGATCCCTGTactataaaattaaaattcacaaaacaacaacaaaagagaggcttcataaaaaacaaaacatattgtCTAAGCTttaatggcagcaaaaaaaatgttcaactcaATTGTATAACAGGGGAtaacatttttcacaataaaagtacaaaaataaaactagctTCAAATCATATTTACAGAGGCAGACCAGTATGACAcgctttatttacatttatttacagttgCACATAtatagggtaaaaaaaaaaaagtttgtatttacAGCAATATTTCAAATATAAGAGATAGGTGGCTGTTTAGTCCAAAAATTccagcaacaaaaaaggcagtTGAAGTCATACTTGGCATTGAGTCACGTAACATCCAGAGAGAAAGTCATTTAGAAATTTTAACCCACAATTGATGTTGCAATAGCTTTACACAGTTGCTTTACAACGGTTTtctgactattttttttatccagctTGGGTAGTTATGACACCGTCATTTCCTCTCATTCTTACTGACCACTGAACAAAGTCTCTTTTTGCTCCATCTTCATTGAGTCTGCACTACTCAAGCTTTGCATACGCATTATCTCTCTCAACTTCTGTCTGAAATCTTTAGACGCAAAGTAATAAATGAAAGGATCCAGGCAGCTATTCAGGCAGCTGAAGCACAGTGACAGTTTATAGGCCATGTAGATAGTCCTGTCATAGAAGAGTCTTAGAATACTGTGAACCAAAAGCAGGATGTTGTTGGGAgcaaagcacaaaacaaagaCGAGCAGAACAACAATGGCCAAACGTATGGCCCTCTTTTTCTGGGCTGTTTTTGAATCCCTGGCCAGCTTGCGGATGACACTGATATAACAGAATGTTGTTACACAGAaagggaagaagaagagaatAAACACCATGCTGAAGAGGAAGAGGGCCCAGGCAGACACGGAAGGGAGCATATTTTTCTTCAGAACATCAAAGCATGTGGTAATGTTAAGCTCAGGAATGTTATAGGTCAAGTCTGTGGTCATGAGAGGATAAAGAACCCCCAGGACCAGACCCCACATCAGAAAGCAGCTGATGACCGCTATGGACTTCCTTTGGCGGGTTTGTCTGAACATCATGGGTCTGACGATGCCCAGGTAGCGGTCGATACCAATGGCCATCATAGTAAGGACGGAGCAGTACATGTTGGTGTAGAAGACCAGGGTCAGAAAACTAAAGGAATTCAAATATGGAAAAGTTGTATTAGTAGTGAATTAAAAAATTAGAAAGATTTCATAGAGATAGGATTTTCACGTCAGTTTATGAATAAACTTAGTTAAATCTGCAATAAACAAAGGAAAATTGTTACTGCTCAgttcacagacaaaaaaagtataaaaaaggcAGATATATGAGCATTCTTAAATGTGCTTTCAGCATATGTTGTTCACACTGGAGAAGCAAGGAGgggctttcttctttttttccccctacagtttactagcacatgtccaccacctatagcacgtgtcaaactcaaatgtggccctccatgtcattgtatgtggcccgcgagagcataaaagtttttaattttttaagataaaaaagaaaaattggtgtatttattcatatgtagggggaatcggacttgaaatatgggattgggctACTGTACATTAGGagttaaacactgtccatataacataacctgacagaatcaaatttaaaaggatttattgtgtcaacaagcaaacatatgttttctatgcaactgtaattgtcacttataaagttataaataaataatgagttatttaacattaaggagtagttaaatttatttttcattacatttagttacgtgtataagttatatctggccatttgaggacagccactatgctgatgtggccctcagtgaaaatgagtttgacacccctgacctacagtttgaagaggcttggtgtgaaatgcacGTGAATCTcgatccaggctttttctttcacagctctattctgacatctgaaagactttgtgtcatagaattccaaccaggcacaaaacaaaataattgatTTGTCCTTCATGATCACATTTCAAATGGTTGTCACTTCAATGTAGTATAGCGTGTGTCAAATTTAGgtccctgattagtcaaagttcaacttggtTTACCTTATACCGCGCATTCATTGGCTGCATggtttgtatgtagagcccgaaaacggtTTTAAGAACTTGCGTAGCAACGCCTGAATGCTAAAGTTTCGAACCCCATAGCCCAAAGCACAATTATTcgcatgtttacatagacttttcattgctAGTGCTTGCTTGAACGTTTTCTAAGGTGGGGCAGGAGGGGCAGAAGAGTTTGGAAGAGGTGGCAAATGAAAACAGCATAGTGGAAGGCcattataaatgaaaagtttaaaaaaacgtctatcaaacagttttattattctTATTGTTTCTAttattaaaacagcagttctATTAGCCAAAGTGCAATAACAAATGCTTTAAGAAGCttgttttgatgattttttaaatctttgtcaataatgatactaatattgacttAAAAATTGGAGGGCAAGGGATGGACGGATGCTTTTTGCGTGTGGGGTGGAGCTGTCCCCCTTTTTGCCCCCTGTAGCTCCGCTCCTGCACTGACAAAATAAAGTACAAATAAGCCTTCATAATAAATTTACggtgcagaaaaaatgtttgaaaaagagtgaTTGAACTGTTTTCATAAC contains:
- the LOC101167328 gene encoding P2Y purinoceptor 8; amino-acid sequence: MTNTSYKLDNATLTLFQNTQTSIVISVIYMIVTAINLSGNGMSMWLLLFRTSPKTPSIIFMINLTLTDLALGSALPFQISYQLQGYDWRLGPRMCSFLTLVFYTNMYCSVLTMMAIGIDRYLGIVRPMMFRQTRQRKSIAVISCFLMWGLVLGVLYPLMTTDLTYNIPELNITTCFDVLKKNMLPSVSAWALFLFSMVFILFFFPFCVTTFCYISVIRKLARDSKTAQKKRAIRLAIVVLLVFVLCFAPNNILLLVHSILRLFYDRTIYMAYKLSLCFSCLNSCLDPFIYYFASKDFRQKLREIMRMQSLSSADSMKMEQKETLFSGQ